CTGTCTGCTCTGCGTCGTCGGCCGTGGCCTGGGCCTGCTGGAACAGGGCGTCATAGTCCGTGTTCTGATAGTTGATAAAGTTGTCGTCCGCCGCAGAGGTGAACCGCTCCAGCAGCGCCCGGGCAGTCATGTTGGAGGCGTCTACGCCTACCACGGTGGACTGGAACTGCCGGTTTCCGTACACCTCGCTGAGCCAGGCACCCCACTCCACAGGCTGAATCTCCGCGGTGATGCCCACGGCCTTCAGCTGCTCCACCAGCACAGTGGCCGTGTCGATGTGGGGCTGATAGTTGGAGGGGACGGTGATGGTCATGGAGAACCCGTCGGGATACCCGGCCTCCGCCAGCAGCTCCCTGGCCCGCTCCGGGTCATAGGGATAATAGTCTGTCAGGTCCTCCACAAAATATTTCTGAAACGCCGGGTACATACTGGAGCCGATGGGGCTGCCGTACCCGTCGAAGGCCACATCGATGATCTGCTGTTTGTCCACGGCGTAGCACAGGGCCTGCCGGACCTTTTCATTGTTGAAAGGCTCCGCGGCGTTGTTCAGATACAGCGCCTGCACCAGATTCATCGTGCCTTCCAGCACCTGGAAGTCATCCCCCAGCTGGGCGGCCTGGGTGCTGGTCAGGTGGGCGAACATGTCGATGGCTCCGCTCTGCAGGCTCATTACCAGGCTGTCCGCGTTCTCAATGATCCGGAAGGTCACCTTGTCCAGCTGGGCCGGGGTGCCCCAGTAGCCGTCAAACCGCTCCAGAACGATGGAGTCCTGGGCTGTCCGGGAGACGAATTTGAAAGGCCCCGTGCCCACCGGGGCGGTGGCCTGGTCCGTATAGTCCTCCGGCAGGATGGCCAGAGTCAGATAGGATAAAAACTCGCTGTCCGGCTGATCCAGGGTAATGGTCAGCGTGGTGTCATCAGCCTGGATGCTGGAAATAGCAGAAAGCGCCGGGATCAGAGGCGTTCCCTCCGAATCGTCGGCGCAGCGTTCGATGGAATATGTGACATCCCGCATCTCTACCGGGTCCCCGTTGTGGAACTGCACACCCTCCCGCAGGGTAAAGGTGTATGTGGTCTGATCCTCAGAGATCTCGTAATGGTCAGCGACCGCGGGCACCAGGTCTCCGTCAGGCGTGGGCTTCACCAAGCCCTCAAATACGTTGAACATGACTTCCTTGGTTCCTGCCGCCACCGCCAGGTGAGGGTCAAGACTCTCGTCCAGGTCCTGCGCGATGCCCACCACGATCTCGTTCGCCTGGGCCCGCGCCTCGGTAGAGCCGTCCGCTGTCTGTCCATCCTCTGACGCCTGCTCTGTGCTGCCGCCTCCGCAACCGGTGAGTGCGGCGCTCAGGAGGCCCGTCAGAAGAAGGAGCGCCATAAGCCTCTTCTTCATGGTTCTCTCCTTTGCATCACTGCTCATTTCGAGTCAGTGTTGGGCGGAAACTGTCCGCCCTGACAGAAATGTTCGGCTCTATTCAATTTTAAAAGGAGCCTCACAGGGCATGTTATTTTTATAACGCTTGCCCTGCAAGGGTGTATTGTACACGAACGCCCCGGGGATTGCAAGGGCTTTCGCAAAAAAACAGCCTGTTCGGGGGAGAAACATTCACAAATCCGTCACACCTGCGGAATTGAATTTCCGGGGGCGGCGTGCTATACTAATTTACATCGCTTTGGATGGGGCCGCCCATCCCAGTCAGGAGGTGTCACTCTTGAAAACGAAGAAACTGCTGTTCATTCTCAATCCCCGGGCCGGGCGGAACAAGCCCCACGGTCCGCTGTTTGACGCGCTGGCCATCCTCTCCGGCGCGGGTTACCTCATCCGGATCCACGAGACCTCCGCCCCAGGAGACGCGGCCGATACCGCCGCCCGGGAGGGCGCCGGATACGATCTGGTGGTGGCAGCCGGAGGAGACGGCACCCTCAACGAGGTGATCTCCGGCCTGATGCGGCTGGATGCCCCGCCGCCCCTGGGCTATCTCCCCCAGGGAACCACCAACGACTTCGCCTCCAGCCTCCAGATTCCACGGACCCCGGCGTCCGCCGCGAAAAACATTGTACAGAACCGCATGCGGGAACTGGACATCGGCCGGTGGAATGAGCGGAGCTTCATCTATGTGGCCTCCTTCGGCGCCTTCACCCGCAGTTCCTATGCCGCCTCTCAGGCGGCCAAGAACGCCCTGGGCCACTTTGCCTATATTCTGGAGGGGATGAAGGACCTGAACACCCTCCGCCCCTATCACATCCGCCTCACCGCTGACGGAGAGGTGCTGGACGGGGACTACCTGTTCGGCGCCGTGTGCAACTCCACCTCCATCGGCGGGCTGATGAAGCTGGACCCGGAGCGGGTGGTGCTGGATGACGGGAAATTCGAGATGCTGCTGGTCCCCAGCCCCAAGACAGCCGCGGATCTGCAGAATCTGGTGCTGGCGCTGCTGAACCAGCAGTATGACAGCCAGGGCCTGGTGTTCCGCCACGTCTCCTCCCTCCGGCTGGAGACAGAGGAGGAGCTGCCCTGGTCCCTGGACGGAGAGTATGCCCCCAGCGTGCCGGTGGTGGACATTGTCAATCGACAGCGGGCGCTGAGGATGCTGTTATGAGAGACTTGGAACATCTGCGTCGCCGGTACGCAGACCATGTGCCGGGGCTTCTGGGCGCCCGGCACAGCTATGCCGTCCTCTGTCCCCTGGTGGAGCGGCCGGACGGCCTGCACCTGCTCTTCGAGGTCCGCTCCGCCGCCCTGCACCGCCAGCCCGGGGAGGTGTGTTTCCCCGGGGGCCGGATGGAGGCGGGGGAGACGCCGGAGCAGTGCGCCCTCCGGGAGACGGAGGAGGAACTGGCCATCCCCCGTCAGGAGGTGGAGGTCCTGGGCAGGCCGGACTTCATCTGCAATCAGGCGGGCTTTCTGATGCAGCCGGTGCTGGGACTGGTCTCGGCCGCCGGTTTTGCGGCGGTGGCGCCCTCCCCTGCGGAGGTGGGAGAGGCATTCACCGTCCCCCTGGCTTTTTTTCGGGAGACCGCTCCGGAGCAGTATGTCTATGCCCTGCAGCCGGACGTGCCGGGGGACTTTCCCTATGAGACCGTGGGGATTCCTGCGGACTACCGCTGGGCCCGGGGCCGGGTGGAGGTCCCCATCTGGTATTGGCAGGGCCACGCCGTCTGGGGTATGACCGCCCGCCTGACCCAGGACATCGTCCGCCACCTGGAATAAAGAGCACAGGCAGGGCCGGAGCATTCGCTCCGGCCCTGCCTGTTTAGAATGGAGGATTTATGTGCCCAGAAACTCCGGGTCATATCCGATGAACTTTTCCCACGCCGGCCCGTCCGCCGCCGGAGAAAAGCCGAACTCCCGGTAAAAGCCCGCCGCAGCCTCCGTCTCCGGCGTGGGCAGCCGCAGGCGGTCCCGGCCCATGGGGCGATAGTGCATCACTGCCTGGCCGATCAGCTGCACGCCGTAACCCCGGCGCCGCCAGGGCTCTGCCACTGCCAGCAGGGGGATCCAGCCGCAGCCCCGCTCCGATTCCCGGCCGTCGTCAAAGGCCACCGCGCCCACAGGCGTTCCATCCAGATACCCCGCCAGTACAGGCGCCCCGGCGGACAGTGCCCCGGAGGTCCCCGCCCACGCCGCCGGAAACTCCGCCTGCTCCCGCGCCAGGGGGCGGAAATAGAGGCCGGGCTCCAGTCCGTTGGCCCGCTGCTTCACGGTGCATCCTTGGGTGAAGGCCGGGTCTGTCAGATGGCTCGCATCGTCCCGCCAGACCACCTGGATCCGCGCCCCCTCCGCCCGCAGCAGAGAGACAGCGGTGTTGCTGCCGGTGGGCGTCTTCCCCAGCTCCTCCAGCGGGATGCCCTGCAGGGCCGCCAGCAGCAGGCGGATGGCGCAGCCATGAGAGAACACCGCCGCCGTTTTTCCGTCATTGGCCGCCGCAATGTCCCGCACGGCCGCCAGCAGCCGGGTCTGGACTGCCTGGGGCGTCTCCGCGCCCTCTACGTGCCACAGGTGGAGCCGGTGGTTGAAGTTTTCCAGCTGCGCCGGGTCCTGCCGGGCGATCTCTCCCCAGGTCTTCTCCTCCCACACGCCCACGCAGATCTCCCGCAGGTCCCGCCGCCGGTGCAGGGGCAGGCCCTTGGGCTTGTATATGGCGCTGGCGGTGGCGCAGGTGCGGTAGAGGTCGCTGGCGTAGACCGCGTCGATGGGAATATCCGCGAATCGGCGCGCCAGCGCCTGGATCTGCCGCTCGCCCCGGTCTGTGATGCTGCTGTTGGCCTGTCCCTGGGCGATGCGGTACAGGTTGCCCTCCGCCTCTGCGTGGCGAATCAGATAGATGGTGGTCATGGTTTCCTCCGTCCGGGCCTGGGCCCGCCGTTTTGAGATTTGGATGTCGTTATCATCATTATAACGGATCTGCCGGTTTCTGGCAAATCGCTCTAACGCGTTTTTTTCCGGGAAAGCGGCTATACTACGCTCAGGCCGCAAAGGAGTGACTGAAGATGAGAATGTGTACCGGATTTTGGGTCGGTATCGGCGCCGGACTGATGGCCGGCGCGGCAGTGGGAATGATGATGCCCTACGGCAGGGATCCCATGAAAACGCAGGTGGGAAAGAGTATCCACAAGCTGGGTGTCGCCGTGGACCATGCCGTGGACAGCATCGTTTCCGAAATGCGCTGACGCGCAGGGCGGGGAGCCTCGGCTCTCCGCCTTTTTTGATAAAATCGTTTTTGGGGCTTGACTTTGGGAAAAGCTCTGGTATAATAATAACGCTGTCGCATTTGGCGACGCCTCGTATACAGAAATTAGAACCAGAACAGCTATGGAGAAGTCGCCTAGTTGGTCGAGGGCGCATGATTGGAAATCATGTAGGCCCCTAAAGGGTCTCGAGGGTTCGAATCCCTCCTTCTCCGCCACAGAAAGCCTTGGAACCGTCAGGTTTCAAGGCTTTCCTTTTTTGCGTCCTGCAAGCGTTTTCGCCGCAGGAAAACCCCTTGGCGGAACGAAAGAGAGACATCTGCTTTTAGCAGATGTCTCTCTTTCATGGCAAGGGGTAACAATCCAAATCCTCTCAGGTCGGTCGAACTCTCTTGCATTCAAATTTGCAATTTTTCTTGAGAAGCATCTAACCGGCCTTCTGGCCGGCAGCGCCTTTGCGCCGTACAAGCGTTTTACCACAGGCAAAACCTTGGCGCAGGGCGAATTCACTTCGCCCGAGCATTTCAATCACTGAAGGGTGGAGCGACCAACGGGAGCGAAACCCAAAAGAAAATGCGACTTGTCGAAACAAGTCGCATTTTCTTTTGGAGCGGCTGATGGGAGTCGAACCCACCTATGCAGCTTGGGAAGCTGCCGTTCTACCGATGAACTACAGCCGCATCTGAGTTGTTATTATACCAGACCGCTTCATATTTTGCAACCCCCAAATCTTCTCCGGCATGAACGCCTTTTCGCGGACATAGATTCTACCATCGAAGCAAAGGGGGATCACCATGAAAAAACTCGTCGTGCTGCTGTGCGCCCTGCTGGCGCTGGGGAGCAGTGCCCAGGCGCTGGAAGTATCCGCGCCCTCGGCTCTGCTGATGGAAAAGGAGACGGGCACCGTCCTCTTCGCCAAGGACGAACATGCCAAGCTGGAGCCCGCCAGCGTCACCAAGGTCATGACGCTGCTGCTGACCATGGAGGCCATCGACGCCGGACAGCTCCACTATGACGACGTGGTCACCGCGTCGGCCCACGCCTGCTCCATGGGCGGCAGCCAGATCTGGCTGAAGGAGAATGAGCAGATGACGGTCAGCGATATGCTGAAGGCGGTGTGCGTTGTCTCTGCCAACGACTGCGCCGTGGCGCTGGCGGAGACGGTGGCCGGCAGCGAGGAGGCCTTTGTGGAGCGAATGAACCAGCGGGCCGCGGAGTTGGGCATGGCCGATACCCACTTCTGCAATGCCACCGGCCTGCCGGCGGAGGGGCATGTCACCTCCGCATACGACATCGCCCTTATGAGCCGGGAACTGATCCGAAACCACCCGGACATCCGCCA
This DNA window, taken from Dysosmobacter welbionis, encodes the following:
- a CDS encoding ABC transporter substrate-binding protein → MKKRLMALLLLTGLLSAALTGCGGGSTEQASEDGQTADGSTEARAQANEIVVGIAQDLDESLDPHLAVAAGTKEVMFNVFEGLVKPTPDGDLVPAVADHYEISEDQTTYTFTLREGVQFHNGDPVEMRDVTYSIERCADDSEGTPLIPALSAISSIQADDTTLTITLDQPDSEFLSYLTLAILPEDYTDQATAPVGTGPFKFVSRTAQDSIVLERFDGYWGTPAQLDKVTFRIIENADSLVMSLQSGAIDMFAHLTSTQAAQLGDDFQVLEGTMNLVQALYLNNAAEPFNNEKVRQALCYAVDKQQIIDVAFDGYGSPIGSSMYPAFQKYFVEDLTDYYPYDPERARELLAEAGYPDGFSMTITVPSNYQPHIDTATVLVEQLKAVGITAEIQPVEWGAWLSEVYGNRQFQSTVVGVDASNMTARALLERFTSAADDNFINYQNTDYDALFQQAQATADDAEQTELYKQMERNLTEHAANVYIQDLADLVVLRNGLEGYQFYPIYVMDLSTVHYAQ
- a CDS encoding diacylglycerol/lipid kinase family protein, which codes for MSLLKTKKLLFILNPRAGRNKPHGPLFDALAILSGAGYLIRIHETSAPGDAADTAAREGAGYDLVVAAGGDGTLNEVISGLMRLDAPPPLGYLPQGTTNDFASSLQIPRTPASAAKNIVQNRMRELDIGRWNERSFIYVASFGAFTRSSYAASQAAKNALGHFAYILEGMKDLNTLRPYHIRLTADGEVLDGDYLFGAVCNSTSIGGLMKLDPERVVLDDGKFEMLLVPSPKTAADLQNLVLALLNQQYDSQGLVFRHVSSLRLETEEELPWSLDGEYAPSVPVVDIVNRQRALRMLL
- a CDS encoding NUDIX hydrolase, coding for MRDLEHLRRRYADHVPGLLGARHSYAVLCPLVERPDGLHLLFEVRSAALHRQPGEVCFPGGRMEAGETPEQCALRETEEELAIPRQEVEVLGRPDFICNQAGFLMQPVLGLVSAAGFAAVAPSPAEVGEAFTVPLAFFRETAPEQYVYALQPDVPGDFPYETVGIPADYRWARGRVEVPIWYWQGHAVWGMTARLTQDIVRHLE
- a CDS encoding bifunctional histidine phosphatase family protein/GNAT family N-acetyltransferase, giving the protein MTTIYLIRHAEAEGNLYRIAQGQANSSITDRGERQIQALARRFADIPIDAVYASDLYRTCATASAIYKPKGLPLHRRRDLREICVGVWEEKTWGEIARQDPAQLENFNHRLHLWHVEGAETPQAVQTRLLAAVRDIAAANDGKTAAVFSHGCAIRLLLAALQGIPLEELGKTPTGSNTAVSLLRAEGARIQVVWRDDASHLTDPAFTQGCTVKQRANGLEPGLYFRPLAREQAEFPAAWAGTSGALSAGAPVLAGYLDGTPVGAVAFDDGRESERGCGWIPLLAVAEPWRRRGYGVQLIGQAVMHYRPMGRDRLRLPTPETEAAAGFYREFGFSPAADGPAWEKFIGYDPEFLGT